A single genomic interval of Flavobacteriales bacterium harbors:
- a CDS encoding acyl-CoA reductase, translating into MELKQRIDAFVQLGKVLGQCAGSKDWSGYTHGVSQSDFDSFSQLLNQVYLQNGWFTEENVRKACLEWSRALSKENLEQWTSAYSDLNGNEKLKTIALIMAGNIPMVGFHDLVCVLISGNKALIKMSSEDDRLLPWILTYLVVHIEPEFASRIKFASGKLEDFSAVIATGSDNTMRYFEKYFGTYPHIFRGNRTSVAVLDGSETEEELNALGHDIFDYFGLGCRNVSKLFIPKDFDLDRFFGAIYSFHPIVQHKKYANNYDYNKAIMMMNQDDLIENGFLLVKEDDRLHSPLGALYVERYTDLNKVTEKLKSDENEIQCVVSKSNIPFGKSQSPELWDYADHVDTLKFLLNC; encoded by the coding sequence ATGGAATTAAAACAACGAATTGATGCATTTGTTCAGCTGGGAAAGGTTCTCGGGCAGTGCGCAGGCAGTAAAGATTGGTCGGGTTATACCCATGGAGTAAGCCAATCGGATTTTGATTCTTTTTCTCAATTATTGAATCAGGTTTATTTGCAAAATGGTTGGTTTACGGAGGAAAATGTCCGCAAAGCTTGTCTTGAATGGTCGCGGGCGCTGAGTAAGGAAAATCTTGAGCAATGGACCTCCGCTTATTCCGATTTAAACGGAAATGAAAAATTAAAAACCATCGCGCTGATCATGGCCGGTAATATTCCGATGGTCGGTTTTCATGATTTAGTTTGTGTTTTAATATCCGGTAATAAAGCACTCATAAAAATGTCGTCGGAAGATGATCGTTTGCTTCCATGGATATTAACTTATCTGGTGGTTCATATTGAGCCTGAGTTTGCTTCGCGCATTAAATTTGCCAGCGGAAAACTGGAAGATTTTTCTGCCGTTATTGCCACGGGATCAGATAATACCATGCGTTATTTTGAGAAATACTTTGGTACTTATCCACATATTTTTCGAGGTAACCGTACTTCAGTTGCAGTGCTGGATGGTTCCGAAACGGAGGAAGAATTGAATGCATTGGGACATGATATTTTTGATTATTTCGGATTGGGTTGCAGAAATGTTTCTAAATTATTTATCCCTAAAGATTTTGATCTGGATCGTTTTTTTGGAGCGATTTATTCTTTTCATCCCATAGTGCAGCATAAAAAATACGCCAATAATTACGATTACAATAAGGCCATCATGATGATGAATCAGGATGATTTAATTGAAAACGGATTTTTGTTGGTGAAGGAAGATGATCGTTTGCATTCACCTTTGGGTGCTTTATATGTTGAACGCTATACCGATTTGAATAAGGTGACGGAAAAGTTGAAGTCGGACGAAAACGAAATTCAATGTGTAGTTTCAAAATCCAATATTCCATTCGGAAAATCGCAAAGTCCGGAATTATGGGATTATGCTGATCATGTTGATACCTTGAAATTTTTATTGAACTGCTGA
- a CDS encoding 4Fe-4S dicluster domain-containing protein has product MAIMITDECINCGACEPECPNNAIYEGGAEWKFSDGTSLKGNLTTPEGKSVDASSANNPKSMDIYYIVTDKCTECVGFHDEPQCAAVCPVDCCVDDPDHRESEEQLRKKKDFLHL; this is encoded by the coding sequence ATGGCTATTATGATCACAGACGAATGCATCAACTGCGGTGCATGCGAACCGGAATGTCCGAATAACGCCATCTATGAAGGAGGTGCAGAATGGAAATTCTCTGATGGAACTTCACTGAAAGGAAATCTTACTACTCCAGAAGGTAAATCCGTAGATGCATCCTCGGCGAACAATCCGAAATCGATGGATATCTATTATATCGTTACCGATAAGTGTACCGAATGTGTAGGCTTCCACGACGAACCTCAATGCGCAGCGGTTTGTCCGGTAGATTGTTGTGTGGACGACCCCGATCACCGCGAATCGGAAGAACAGCTTCGTAAAAAGAAAGATTTCCTCCACTTATAA